One window of the Peptacetobacter hiranonis genome contains the following:
- a CDS encoding ABC transporter ATP-binding protein, producing MLNIEGVSKTFENFSLNNINIRLEPGKIMGIIGDNGSGKTSIINLIMGLYKPSSGKIELNGNNVEKDPVGYKNDIGFVYDNLSFYPNLKLRDYKKIVSMFYKNFDEEVYDMYFDNFNLDPEEKIKNLSKGQCEKVMISTALSHHAKLLILDEPIYGLEKSVRKELIRIFKDYIKKENGSVVISTHNVSELEEIYDHIVYLEKGKILFNLKKKDIVRDFRVIRSDSETLSLMKDNIIGIDHYKRYSEALVNIGESEEIRALLRSADYHKIKNPDIEDLIHYYQEGGGVNA from the coding sequence TTGTTAAATATAGAAGGAGTTTCAAAAACATTTGAAAATTTTTCACTGAATAATATAAATATAAGACTTGAGCCAGGAAAGATTATGGGAATAATTGGAGATAATGGCTCAGGAAAAACTAGTATTATAAATTTAATAATGGGGCTTTATAAGCCTAGTTCGGGAAAAATAGAATTAAATGGAAATAATGTAGAAAAAGATCCAGTTGGATATAAAAATGATATAGGTTTTGTTTATGATAATCTAAGCTTTTATCCAAATTTAAAATTGAGAGATTATAAAAAAATAGTATCTATGTTTTATAAGAATTTTGATGAAGAAGTATATGATATGTATTTTGATAACTTTAACTTAGACCCTGAAGAAAAGATAAAAAATTTATCAAAAGGACAGTGTGAAAAGGTAATGATAAGCACAGCGCTTAGTCATCATGCAAAATTACTTATACTAGATGAGCCTATATATGGACTAGAAAAATCTGTAAGAAAAGAGCTTATAAGAATTTTTAAAGACTATATAAAAAAAGAAAATGGAAGTGTTGTAATATCTACTCACAACGTATCTGAATTAGAGGAGATTTATGACCACATAGTATATTTAGAAAAAGGAAAAATACTATTTAATCTTAAAAAGAAAGATATAGTAAGAGATTTTAGAGTAATTAGATCTGACTCAGAAACATTATCTCTTATGAAGGATAATATAATAGGAATAGACCACTACAAGAGATATAGTGAAGCACTTGTAAATATAGGAGAAAGTGAGGAAATAAGAGCTCTTCTTAGAAGTGCAGATTATCATAAGATAAAAAATCCTGATATAGAAGATTTAATACATTATTATCAGGAAGGCGGTGGAGTTAATGCTTAA